A DNA window from Microcystis aeruginosa NIES-843 contains the following coding sequences:
- a CDS encoding ribonucleoside-diphosphate reductase subunit alpha, with translation MQSKPLTTAVSIHKNNEVIPFRSTPLANMGSHGIRVIRRDGSTTSLNIGKIRDVVEWACEGKKVNSIALEAGLTTRLRDGITTREIQDNLINCALEMCSPEEPDWRYVAGRLHIWSLWKDTLVARGYQYGNYEKTVKTQVKKLLYDERILIYSEAELKEAGSWINSDWDIDYDYAGALLITSRYLLKNELPQEALLTCSLLLATVEEPANRLPWAKKFYQAIAQRKISLATPILANLRTPKGSLTSCFILSIDDSLESIFDEITNAARISKNGGGVGVNVSRIRATGSWVMGKANASGGIIPWIKLLNDTAIAVNQGGRRAGAVTIGVDIWHLDVPEFLEMQTENGDQRRKAYDVFPQLVITDEFMRRVINKAEWTLVDPYEVRNKLGIELAELWGEEFEEAYRLVEANLDQEILLYKKINARDLFKSIMRSQVETGMPYIAFKDTINRANPNKHDGYIPGVNLCTESFSNVTPDKTAHCCNLVSLNLANIDREEIESNCQIAVRILDNTIDITNPPFDNAKNHNDKYRTIGVGAMGLADWLAKRKLSYNNLSEISNLFEEIGYWCTYSSMELAKERGAYQAFLGSEWSQGKLIGAKPVAWFLNNAVQPQRWQQLATDIQRFGIRNSHITAIAPNTSSSLVQGCTASVLPVYSRFFYDKWAKGTVPIAPPFIEEAFWFYSENKNLEQQQVVKAIATMQEWIDTGISMELLFNLNEGVYFPEEPNRCLTAKDIFDTLVMAWELGCKAIYYIRTVQKDNFRESDDSCSSCAN, from the coding sequence ATGCAATCGAAGCCCTTGACTACTGCCGTTTCCATTCACAAAAATAACGAAGTAATACCCTTTCGTTCTACCCCTTTAGCTAATATGGGCAGCCATGGAATTAGAGTGATTCGGCGCGATGGTTCCACCACAAGCTTAAATATCGGCAAAATTCGCGACGTGGTAGAGTGGGCTTGTGAGGGCAAAAAAGTCAATTCAATCGCCTTAGAAGCGGGTTTAACCACACGCCTGCGGGATGGGATTACCACTAGGGAAATACAGGATAATTTAATTAATTGCGCTCTAGAAATGTGTAGTCCAGAGGAACCGGATTGGCGCTATGTGGCGGGAAGATTGCATATTTGGAGTCTTTGGAAAGATACCTTAGTAGCCCGGGGTTATCAGTACGGAAATTACGAGAAAACTGTCAAAACTCAAGTTAAAAAGTTGCTATACGACGAAAGGATTCTCATCTATTCCGAGGCAGAATTAAAAGAAGCTGGTTCTTGGATTAATTCCGATTGGGACATCGATTATGATTACGCAGGGGCATTGTTAATCACTAGCCGTTATTTACTCAAAAATGAGTTACCCCAAGAGGCATTATTAACCTGTTCCTTGCTGCTTGCCACTGTGGAAGAACCAGCTAATAGACTCCCCTGGGCGAAGAAATTTTATCAAGCGATTGCTCAAAGAAAAATCTCTCTCGCCACCCCAATTTTAGCCAATTTACGCACTCCCAAAGGTTCCTTAACCAGTTGTTTTATCCTCTCCATTGACGACAGTTTAGAAAGCATTTTCGACGAGATTACTAATGCTGCCCGCATCTCAAAAAATGGTGGCGGTGTCGGGGTGAATGTGAGTAGAATTCGCGCCACTGGTAGCTGGGTAATGGGGAAAGCTAATGCTTCCGGGGGGATTATTCCTTGGATTAAATTACTCAACGATACAGCTATTGCAGTAAATCAGGGGGGAAGACGCGCCGGGGCAGTAACTATCGGTGTTGACATCTGGCATTTAGATGTGCCAGAATTTCTGGAAATGCAGACAGAAAACGGTGATCAAAGACGTAAAGCTTATGATGTTTTTCCCCAATTAGTTATCACCGATGAATTCATGCGTCGGGTGATAAATAAAGCCGAGTGGACATTAGTAGATCCCTACGAAGTTCGCAATAAATTAGGTATAGAATTAGCGGAACTATGGGGGGAAGAATTTGAAGAGGCCTATCGTTTAGTAGAAGCTAATTTAGATCAAGAGATTCTCCTCTATAAAAAAATCAATGCCCGAGACTTATTTAAAAGTATCATGCGTTCCCAAGTAGAAACAGGAATGCCCTACATTGCCTTCAAAGATACCATCAATCGCGCTAATCCTAATAAGCACGATGGCTATATCCCCGGTGTAAATTTATGCACGGAGAGTTTCTCGAATGTCACCCCCGATAAAACTGCCCATTGCTGTAATTTAGTTAGCCTTAATTTAGCCAATATCGACAGGGAAGAAATCGAGTCTAATTGTCAAATCGCTGTCAGGATTCTCGACAATACTATCGATATCACTAATCCTCCCTTTGATAATGCTAAAAACCACAACGATAAATATCGCACTATTGGGGTAGGGGCGATGGGATTGGCTGACTGGTTAGCTAAACGGAAATTATCCTACAATAACCTGTCAGAAATTAGTAATTTATTTGAAGAAATTGGCTATTGGTGTACCTATTCCTCGATGGAATTAGCCAAAGAACGCGGTGCTTATCAAGCTTTCTTGGGTAGTGAATGGAGTCAAGGTAAATTAATCGGAGCAAAACCAGTGGCATGGTTTTTAAATAATGCGGTGCAACCGCAAAGATGGCAACAATTAGCAACAGATATTCAACGATTTGGCATCCGTAATTCCCATATTACCGCCATTGCTCCTAATACTTCCTCTAGTTTGGTACAGGGATGTACCGCTAGTGTTTTGCCGGTTTATAGTCGCTTTTTCTACGATAAATGGGCAAAGGGAACCGTTCCCATCGCACCACCTTTTATTGAAGAAGCTTTCTGGTTTTATTCAGAGAACAAAAATCTCGAACAGCAGCAAGTGGTGAAAGCGATCGCTACTATGCAAGAATGGATCGATACGGGGATTTCTATGGAGTTATTATTCAACCTCAATGAAGGGGTTTATTTCCCCGAAGAACCCAACCGTTGTCTCACTGCCAAAGATATCTTTGATACCCTAGTTATGGCCTGGGAATTGGGGTGTAAAGCGATTTATTATATCCGTACCGTACAAAAGGACAATTTTCGAGAGTCTGACGATAGTTGTTCTAGTTGCGCTAATTAA
- a CDS encoding IS30-like element ISMae39 family transposase encodes MSHQHLNIEQRNLLYQLSQEGNLSQRQMAVWLGCHQSTISRELKRNQSSLGCYLPDTAQAQSETRRKNAKQPFKNVSESALELVKEGLKDYHSPEQIAGRLKRASQESLSHETIYQMIYQNYHGCGEYQKYLRRGLCQRKSRGGAKSKRGGIPGRVDISERPVIADQKTEIGHWESDTMIGGNHLGVLVTHVDKASKFLVAGLAKNKTASEINRVTEKLFQEIHPDKRKTFTCDNGKEFCGHQELSQKLGADFYFATPYHSWERGLNEHTNGLLRQFFPKGTNFKIVKPEQVEIAVNLINNRPRKCLDYRTPNEVFYKGRSDSDAIQT; translated from the coding sequence ATGAGCCACCAACATCTTAACATAGAACAAAGAAACTTGCTCTACCAACTTAGTCAGGAGGGAAATTTATCTCAACGGCAAATGGCCGTCTGGCTCGGATGTCATCAAAGCACAATATCACGGGAATTAAAAAGGAATCAAAGTTCCCTTGGCTGCTATCTACCTGACACAGCACAAGCTCAAAGCGAGACAAGGCGAAAAAATGCCAAACAACCCTTTAAAAATGTCAGCGAGTCAGCCTTAGAGTTGGTCAAAGAAGGATTGAAAGATTATCATAGTCCCGAACAAATAGCAGGTCGTCTGAAAAGAGCCAGTCAAGAATCTCTCAGTCACGAAACCATCTATCAAATGATCTATCAGAACTATCACGGATGTGGAGAGTACCAGAAATATTTACGCCGGGGGCTTTGTCAAAGAAAGAGTCGAGGCGGAGCAAAAAGTAAGCGTGGAGGGATTCCAGGGCGTGTAGATATCAGCGAGCGACCAGTAATTGCTGACCAGAAAACTGAAATCGGTCATTGGGAAAGTGACACAATGATTGGAGGCAATCATCTAGGAGTTCTCGTTACTCATGTAGACAAGGCCTCGAAATTTCTAGTAGCAGGATTAGCCAAAAACAAAACCGCATCGGAAATCAATAGAGTCACAGAAAAACTTTTTCAAGAGATTCACCCTGACAAAAGAAAAACCTTTACTTGTGACAACGGCAAAGAATTTTGTGGACATCAAGAGTTGAGTCAGAAATTGGGAGCAGATTTTTATTTTGCTACTCCTTATCATTCTTGGGAGAGGGGATTAAACGAGCATACTAATGGACTATTAAGACAATTTTTTCCCAAGGGAACGAATTTTAAAATTGTTAAGCCAGAGCAGGTGGAAATAGCCGTAAACTTGATTAACAATCGTCCTCGAAAATGTCTTGACTATCGTACCCCGAATGAGGTATTCTATAAAGGTAGATCAGACAGTGATGCAATTCAGACTTGA
- a CDS encoding DUF29 domain-containing protein — METNLYEQDYYLWLEKTISLLENRQFSELDLENLIEEIKDMSRRERQKLESLLTKLLEHLLKLTYWQSKRDYNKNKWRREILNFRIQIKRIISNKKDGTYNTNLASYLTEILEQCYEDACHLFVEGYGIDKRLLSATPMGAIDQILDENWFPEFLGED; from the coding sequence ATGGAAACGAACTTATACGAACAGGATTACTATCTTTGGTTAGAGAAAACCATATCTTTACTAGAAAATCGCCAGTTTTCTGAGTTGGATTTAGAAAATTTAATTGAAGAAATCAAAGATATGTCCAGAAGAGAACGTCAGAAGTTAGAGAGTTTACTAACTAAACTCTTGGAACATTTACTTAAATTAACTTATTGGCAATCTAAGCGCGATTACAATAAAAACAAGTGGCGACGTGAGATTTTAAATTTTCGCATTCAAATAAAAAGAATTATTAGCAACAAAAAGGATGGAACTTATAATACAAACTTAGCATCTTACCTCACCGAGATTCTTGAGCAATGTTATGAGGATGCTTGCCATCTATTTGTCGAAGGTTATGGCATCGATAAAAGACTTTTAAGTGCTACACCTATGGGAGCAATCGACCAAATTTTAGATGAAAATTGGTTTCCTGAGTTTCTCGGAGAGGATTAA
- a CDS encoding DUF29 domain-containing protein, whose protein sequence is MEKKLYEKDYYLWLEKTIYLLENHQFSDLDLENLIDEIKSMSISQQKALKSNLIVILWHLLKYLQEPEKQTRSWALTLFEQRERIEEDLENSPSLKSFLTEDNLKKCYNKARKKAAIETGINLEKFPKDCPFTLAEALDFAFIPNQNQNI, encoded by the coding sequence ATGGAAAAGAAATTATACGAAAAGGACTACTATCTCTGGCTAGAGAAAACCATATATTTACTAGAAAATCATCAATTTTCTGATTTAGATTTAGAGAATTTAATTGACGAAATAAAATCTATGTCTATCAGTCAACAGAAAGCCCTTAAAAGCAATCTGATCGTGATTTTATGGCATTTACTAAAATACTTACAAGAGCCAGAAAAACAAACCAGAAGCTGGGCATTAACCCTTTTTGAGCAGCGAGAAAGAATCGAAGAAGATTTAGAAAATAGCCCTAGTCTTAAGAGTTTTTTAACAGAAGACAATTTAAAAAAATGCTATAATAAGGCCAGAAAAAAAGCCGCTATTGAAACAGGGATAAACCTAGAGAAATTCCCGAAGGATTGCCCATTTACTTTGGCAGAAGCCCTAGATTTTGCATTTATTCCTAATCAAAATCAAAACATTTGA
- a CDS encoding GNAT family N-acetyltransferase, translated as MIIREAKETDLPTIIEIYNAAVPTRKATADLKPISLESRREWFKKHNPEQYPIWVIAIEGRVVGWLSLQMFYGRVAYQKTAEVSLYIAPDYQGRGIGKLLVEYALNRCPKLGISNLICIIFAHNQASIRLFEKFGFQRWGYLPQIADLDNFLADVVILGKKVA; from the coding sequence ATGATTATTCGCGAGGCCAAAGAAACAGATTTACCAACAATTATCGAGATTTATAATGCTGCTGTTCCCACTCGCAAGGCAACCGCAGATTTAAAGCCTATTTCCCTCGAAAGTCGGCGAGAATGGTTTAAAAAGCACAATCCTGAACAGTATCCCATCTGGGTAATAGCGATCGAAGGTCGGGTGGTGGGTTGGCTGAGTTTACAGATGTTTTATGGTCGTGTCGCTTACCAAAAAACGGCAGAGGTTAGTTTATATATTGCCCCCGATTATCAAGGTCGTGGAATCGGTAAATTATTAGTAGAATATGCCCTGAATCGCTGTCCCAAATTGGGTATATCTAATCTTATCTGTATTATTTTTGCCCACAATCAAGCCAGTATTCGTCTCTTTGAAAAATTCGGCTTTCAACGATGGGGTTATTTACCTCAAATTGCCGATCTAGACAATTTTCTGGCTGATGTGGTCATTTTAGGCAAAAAAGTCGCTTAA
- a CDS encoding NAD(+) kinase produces MQLKQVIIAHKANHPQSKAWAEKCAKQLEARQCKVLMGPSGFKDNPYPVFLASASEKIDLAIVLGGDGTILAAARYLAQQDIPILAVNVGGHLGFLTEPFEIFQDTETVWERLQSDHYAVQQRMMLTARIYEGDKINPQAVSEAFYALNEMCVKPASIDRMPTSILEIEVDGEVVDQYQGDGLLVATPTGSTCYTASANGPIIHPGMEAIAVTPICPLSLSSRPIVIPPASLVSIWPLGDYELNTKLWMDGALATSIWPGQWVGVTKAEKFAQFIILRESYSFYQTLQEKLQWAGARIHYDGNRHN; encoded by the coding sequence GTGCAGTTAAAACAAGTAATCATCGCCCACAAGGCCAACCATCCCCAAAGTAAAGCATGGGCGGAAAAATGCGCTAAACAGTTAGAAGCCCGTCAGTGTAAAGTTTTAATGGGACCCAGTGGCTTTAAAGATAATCCCTATCCAGTATTTTTAGCCTCAGCATCGGAAAAAATCGACCTCGCCATTGTTTTGGGCGGAGATGGAACCATTTTAGCCGCCGCTCGCTATTTAGCTCAGCAAGACATTCCAATTTTAGCGGTGAATGTCGGCGGCCATCTGGGATTTTTAACGGAACCTTTTGAGATTTTCCAAGATACGGAGACGGTCTGGGAGCGTTTACAATCCGATCACTACGCGGTACAACAACGAATGATGTTAACGGCCAGAATCTATGAAGGGGATAAAATAAACCCCCAGGCAGTGAGCGAGGCATTTTATGCCCTGAATGAGATGTGTGTGAAACCCGCTAGTATCGATAGGATGCCCACCTCGATCCTGGAAATCGAAGTGGACGGGGAAGTAGTAGATCAGTACCAAGGGGACGGCCTATTAGTGGCTACTCCCACGGGGTCCACCTGTTACACCGCTTCCGCTAATGGCCCGATTATACACCCCGGCATGGAAGCGATCGCTGTCACCCCGATTTGTCCCTTGAGTCTCTCCAGTCGGCCGATTGTCATTCCCCCGGCATCTCTGGTCAGTATTTGGCCTCTGGGAGACTACGAATTGAACACTAAACTCTGGATGGATGGCGCTTTAGCCACTTCTATTTGGCCTGGGCAATGGGTGGGAGTTACCAAAGCTGAAAAATTCGCCCAATTTATTATCCTGCGGGAAAGCTATTCTTTTTATCAGACTCTACAGGAAAAATTACAATGGGCCGGGGCGAGAATTCATTATGATGGCAATCGTCATAATTAG
- a CDS encoding DUF29 domain-containing protein codes for MSFIDHLITAMDKTLYEQDYYLWIEKTISLLENHQFSDLDLDNLIEEIKSMGIKEKHTLTSLLTRIIQHLLQLAYWQSESQYNANHWKGEITIFRIDLWEVLDDNPSLKSYLENSFDKCYQSALRILARKMGVKINTLPREKILTLAQALDDDWFPEYEDNNN; via the coding sequence ATGAGTTTTATTGATCACCTAATCACAGCTATGGATAAGACTTTATACGAACAGGATTACTATCTCTGGATAGAGAAAACCATATCTTTACTAGAAAATCATCAATTTTCCGATTTAGATTTAGATAATCTCATCGAGGAGATTAAAAGTATGGGTATCAAGGAAAAACATACCTTAACAAGTTTATTGACTAGAATAATCCAACATTTGCTGCAACTCGCTTATTGGCAATCGGAAAGCCAATATAATGCTAATCACTGGAAAGGAGAAATTACTATTTTTAGAATTGATTTATGGGAAGTTCTTGATGATAATCCAAGTTTAAAGTCCTATCTAGAGAATAGTTTTGATAAATGTTATCAGTCAGCCCTTCGTATCCTAGCTAGAAAAATGGGAGTAAAAATCAATACTTTGCCCAGGGAAAAAATTCTCACTCTTGCCCAAGCTTTGGATGATGATTGGTTTCCTGAATATGAGGATAATAATAACTGA
- a CDS encoding phycobiliprotein lyase, with amino-acid sequence MTLIQTAQLSLETSALAFFKQTEGRWQSQRRYYTLTQETEPQEVISAIEIKYLPQGSEPLIQLARLHNLEDTALLGGTEVTWQSNYLRPQSKKPSNGSTIFGILDNILYRDRGFATDKPVSAIYTFPNPSTLCLRTEYAGSVFEEEIKLIGQQYRTRQTIISRAGQELMIGQYLEKRVN; translated from the coding sequence ATGACATTAATTCAAACCGCCCAATTATCGCTGGAAACCTCGGCTTTAGCCTTTTTTAAGCAGACAGAAGGACGCTGGCAATCCCAGAGACGTTATTACACCCTCACCCAAGAAACGGAACCCCAAGAAGTTATCAGCGCCATCGAGATTAAATATTTACCCCAAGGCAGCGAACCATTAATTCAACTTGCCCGTTTACATAATCTGGAAGATACAGCCTTATTAGGTGGTACGGAAGTCACTTGGCAAAGTAATTATCTGCGTCCCCAGAGTAAAAAACCCTCCAACGGTTCGACTATATTCGGTATTTTAGATAATATTCTCTATCGCGATCGGGGATTTGCGACGGATAAACCCGTTAGTGCTATTTATACCTTTCCTAACCCCTCTACTCTCTGTCTGAGAACAGAATACGCCGGTTCTGTCTTTGAAGAAGAAATTAAACTCATCGGTCAACAATATCGCACCCGACAAACTATTATCTCTCGCGCCGGTCAAGAATTGATGATCGGTCAATATCTAGAAAAACGGGTCAATTAG
- a CDS encoding DUF29 domain-containing protein produces the protein MKSDLYEKDYYLWIEKTISLLENHQFSDLDLDNLIEEISDMGKSQRQSLKSYLTRLLEHLLKLVYWQSELEYNQRGWKNEIRNFRLGIQQIIEDSPSLKPYLSEIFSSCYQNARKLFLDLSGMAENLVGLAPICTIEQALNEDWFPEISK, from the coding sequence ATGAAGAGTGATTTATACGAAAAAGATTATTATCTCTGGATAGAGAAAACCATATCTTTACTAGAAAATCATCAATTTTCCGATTTAGATTTGGATAATCTCATCGAGGAGATTAGCGACATGGGCAAAAGCCAACGACAAAGTTTAAAGAGTTATTTGACTCGGTTATTAGAACATTTGCTAAAACTGGTTTACTGGCAGTCGGAATTAGAATATAATCAAAGAGGATGGAAAAATGAAATTCGTAACTTTCGCCTAGGAATTCAACAAATTATTGAAGACAGTCCCAGTTTAAAGCCCTATCTATCGGAAATTTTCTCGTCCTGTTATCAAAATGCCCGTAAATTGTTTCTGGATTTATCTGGAATGGCTGAAAATTTGGTCGGTTTAGCTCCAATTTGCACTATAGAACAGGCTTTAAATGAGGATTGGTTTCCTGAAATATCAAAATAA
- a CDS encoding DUF29 domain-containing protein — protein sequence MEKNLYEKDYYLWLEKTISLLENHRFSDLDLENLIDEISSMGKSEKRSLESYLTRLLEHLLKLAYWESELEYNQRGWKNEIRNFRRAIKRIIADSPSLQPYLIEIFNNSFQEARISLIELSGMAENLVGLAPICTIEQALNEDWFPEISK from the coding sequence ATGGAAAAGAACTTATACGAAAAAGACTACTATCTCTGGTTAGAAAAAACCATATCTTTACTAGAAAATCATCGGTTTTCTGATTTAGATTTAGAGAATTTAATTGACGAAATTAGTAGCATGGGTAAAAGTGAGAAACGAAGTTTAGAAAGTTATTTAACTCGGTTATTAGAACATTTGCTGAAACTAGCTTACTGGGAATCGGAATTAGAATATAATCAAAGAGGATGGAAAAATGAAATTAGGAATTTCCGTCGTGCCATAAAAAGAATTATTGCCGATAGTCCTAGTCTACAGCCTTATCTAATTGAAATTTTTAACAACTCTTTTCAAGAAGCTCGTATTTCTTTGATCGAATTATCTGGAATGGCTGAAAATTTGGTCGGTTTAGCTCCAATTTGCACTATAGAACAGGCTTTAAATGAGGATTGGTTTCCTGAAATATCAAAATAA